The window CGCGAACGCGGAGATCGCGCGGCCGTTCCACGAGGCGAGCACCTTCTCGTCACGGGCGGGCCGCGGCCGCGACTCCCGGGCCTCGAACAGCGCGGTGCGGGCCTCAGTCAGGCGCTCGCGGACCTCGTCGACCGCCAGGTCGTGCTCGTCGGCGAGCTCCTCGACCGAGGCCGCGATCGTCGGCACCGTCGTGCCGCGCTCGAAGTTCCCGCCCGACTCGATCCCGTAGCGGTCCTTCGCCAGCGACGCGGCCGGGTCGTCGAGGACCGCGTCGACCTCGGCGGGCGTCCAGACGTAGAAGGCGCCCTCGACGTCGGCGGGCTCTCCTCCGTCGTCGCTCCCGTCCCCACGCCGGCTTTCGGGCGGTGCGCTCCGCGCGTCGAGGGTGCTGAAGAAGCCCCCCTCGTCGTGGCGGAGTTCGCGGTCGAGGAACCCGAGGGTCTCGCTCGCGACGCGGGCGTACGCGGGGTCACCGGTCAGGCGGTACCCGTCGAGGTACACCAAGGGGAGCTCCGCGTTGTCGTACAGCATCTTCTCGAAGTGCGGGACGGTCCACCGCCGATCCGTCGCGTACCGGTGGAACCCGCCGCCGATCTGGTCGTACATCCCGCCGCGGGCCATCCCGTCGAGGGTGCCGGTCGCGGCCGTGAGCGCGGCGTCCCGACCGGTCCGGGCGTAGGCGCGCATGAGCAGGTCGATCCGGCCCGGCATCGGGAACTTCGCGCCGCCGCTTCCGAAGCCGCCGTACTCGTCGTCGTAGCCGCGGATCGCGGCGGCGGCCGCCTCGTCGAGGAGATCGGCGCCGGGCGGTTCCGCGTCGCTCGCGTCGCCGGCGGGGTCCGCCTCCGGCACCGACTCCAGCTCGTCGCGGGCGCTCGTCGCCCACTGCTCGGCGCGCCGCTCCATCTCCTCGCGCTGCTCGGGGTCCGCCCACGAGTCGGCGATGCGCTCGCACAGATCGCGGAACCCCGGCTGGTTCCGCCGCGGCTCGGGCGGGAAGTACGTCCCGACGTAGAACGGCTTCCCCTCGGGCGTGCACCACGCGGAGAGCGGCCAGCCGCCCCCGCCCGTGACGAGCTGGGAAACGGTCATGAACGTGCTGTCGACGTCGGGCCGCTCCTCGCGGTCGACCTTCACCGGCACGAACTCCTCGTTGAGCACCTCGGCGATCCCCTCGTCCTCGAAGCTCTCCTCGGCCATCACGTGACACCAGTGGCAGGAGGAGTAGCCGATGGAGACGAACACCGGGACGTCGTGCTCGCGGGCGCGCTCGAACGCCTCGTCACCCCACGGCTGCCAGTTGACCGGGTTGTCGGCGTGTTGCTGGAGGTACGGGCTCGCCTCCTCGTCGAGGCGGTTCCGCTCCGTCGGCTGTGTCATACCCCCGGTTCGCTCCGGCGAGGCAAAAAGCCGTCACACGACCGGCGGATCAGGAAGCCGGCGCGACTGGTAATGCACGTGTGTGTATATCTCGTCCCAGAGGGGAAAGTAAAGCTTACACTACCGTGCACTCACCCGTCGAGCATGACCGAGACCGTACTCCTCGTCGGCGGCGGCGGACGCGAGCACGCGATCGCCCGCGCGGTCGCCGACGACTGCGCGTTGTACGCCTGCGCGAGCAACCGGAACCCGGGCATCCGTCGGCTGGCGGACGGCTTCGAGACGATCGACGAGACCGACGCCGCGGCGGTCGCCGACTACGCGACCGACGTGGGCGCCGACCTCGCGGTGATCGGCCCCGAGTCCGCGCTGGCGGCGGGCGTCGCGGACGCGCTCGACGACGCCGGCGTGTACGCGTTCGGCCCGCGGGCCGAGGAGGCGCGGCTGGAGACGGACAAGGCGTACCAGCGAGAGTTCATGGAGGAGGCTGACGTCCCCGGCTGCCCGGACTACGCGGTGTTCGACGACATCGAGGCCGCCTGCGACTACATCGACGCCTACGACGGCGACCTCGCGGTGAAGCCCGCCGGGCTCACGGGCGGGAAGGGCGTCAAGGTGATCGGCGACCAGGTCACCGCCGAGGAGGCGAAGGCGTACCTCCGCGACTCCGACTACGACCGCGTCGTCTTGGAGGAGCGACTCGTCGGCGAGGAGTTCACTATCCAGGCGTTCGTCGCGAACACCGACGTGCGGACGACCCCCGCGGTCCAGGACCACAAGCGAGCCTACGAGGGCGACGAGGGGCCGAACACGGGCGGGATGGGCTCGTACTCGGACACGGGCCTCTCGCTGCCGTTCATGACCGATGGCGACTACGAGGCCGCCGTCGACGTGCTCGAGGCCGTCGTCGAGGCGCTCCCCGACTACAAGGGCGTCCTCTACGGCCAGTTCATGCTCACGGACGAGGGGCCGAAGGTCGTCGAATTCAACGCGCGGTTCGGCGACCCCGAGGCGATGAACACGCTGCCGGTGTTAGACACGCCCTTCATCGACGTGCTGACCGCCGCCCGCGACGGCGAGGCGCTTCCCGAGCTCTCCTTCGCCGGCGAGGCGACCGTCTGCAAGTACGCCGTCCCGGACGGCTACCCGGTCGACCCCGACGCGGGCGCTGAGATCGCGGTCGACGAGGAGAGCGTCGGCGACGCGCTCCTCTACTACGCCAGCGTCGACGAGCGCGACGACGGGCTGTACACGACCACCTCGCGGTCGTTCGCCGTCGTCGGCCGCGGCGACTCGATCGCCGCCGCGGAGCGGCAGGCCGAGGCGGGGCTCTCGGCCGCCGGCGACGGGCTCCGGATCCGCCACGACGTGGGGAAGGCCGACCTCGTCGAGCGCCGGATCGAGCACATGAACGAGCTGCGAGAATAGTCGGCTCCGCTCGCTCGCGCCCGCGTTCGACTCGCCGCGTGTCGCTGCCGCGCGTCGACGACCCTTTTACCCGTGCCCGCCGAACGTCCCCTCGTGACTCACGAGGACGGCGGCGCGGCGGCCGAACCGACGAGCTCCGCGGGGGCGACCGCGGTCGACCACGCGGCGGACGACGACTCCCGTACCGACCGACTGGACCGGCGTCCGACGCCCGGGGCGCGCAACTCGCTGTGGTCGTGGCCGGACGCGAAGTCGCCGCTCGCCGTCGTCCGCAACTACGTCGTCATCGTGCTCGCGCGGATCTGCCCGAGCCTCCGGCTGAAAAACTGGCTGTTGCGGCGGATCGGCGTCACGGTCGGCGCCGGCGTGTCGTGGGGGCTGGAGTCGACGCCGGACGTGTTCTGGCCCGAGCGCATCACCGTGGGCGACGACGCCATCGTCGGCTACGACGCGACGCTGCTGTGTCACGAGTTCCTTCAAGAGGAGTACCGCCTCGGCGACGTCGTCGTCGGGGAGAGTGCGATGATCGGGGCGGGCGCGGTCGTCCTCCCGGGCGTCACGGTCGGCGAGGGCGCGCGGGTCGCCGCCAACTCCCTCGTCGCCGCGGACGTCCCGCCGGAGACAACGGTAGCGGGCGTACCGGCCAAGGTCGTGTCGCGGTCAGACGGCGGAGACGACCCCGCCGACGGGACGGCCGACCCGGACGATCCGACCGAGTCGGTCGAATAGCGTTACGCGGCGTCGTCTGTGGACTCGCCGGCGTCGCTCTCGGCGGGGGCCGCGTCCTCGTCGGCGCTCTCGGCCGCGTCATCACCGGCGTTCCCGACGCCGTCCTCCGCGGCGGCGCGCTCCGCCTCGGTGATGTGGGCCTCGGTGCTGACGCTCTCCAGGTCGACGCCGACCTCGCGCGCGACCGCGTCGAGGACGGCCCGCTGCTCGGCCATCTCGTTCTCCAACTGCTGGACGCGCTCTGAGGTGTCGAGCACGGTCGTCTGGGTCTCCTCGACCTCGGCGCGGAGCTCGTTGATCTTCTGGTACGTGCGCTCGGCCTTGTCGGCGAGCGTCTGGATCTTCTTTGCCGTGTCCCCGAATCCCATGTCGGACGCTGGGGGCCCGGGATACGTGGGCTTTTCCGTTCGCCGCGGCCGGACCGGACCCCGGCCGAGCCAGTACTGGCCGCCCCGGGCGACGGTGGACTTTTGCCTGAACCGCCCGAGGTACCGGTATGAGCGTCGAGCGGATCCTGCTGACGAACGACGACGGCATCGACGCCGTCGGTCTCCGCGCCGTGTACGACGCGCTCGCGGTCGACTACGACGTGGTGGCGGTCGCGCCCACGGGCGACCGCTCTTCTATCGGCCGCGCCATCTCCGCCGACGTCGACGTCGCAGAGCACGAGTTGGGGTACGCCGTGGACGGGACCCCTGTCGACTGCGTCGTCGCCGGGGTCGACGAGCTCGTCCCGGACGCCGACCTCGTGATCGCCGGGTGCAACGAGGGGGCCAACCTCGGCGCGTACACCCTCGGGCGCTCCGGGACCGTGTCGGCGGTCGTCGAGGGGGCCTTCTTCGGCGTCCCGGGGATCGCGGCGTCGATGTACGTCCCGGGCGGCGACGACTGGCGGCAGCGGGAGCTGTCGCCCGCGTCGTTCGAGCACGCCGTCCGCGCCACGCGGTTCCTCGTCGAGGAGGCCGCGCCGGCCGGGATCTTCGAGCGGGCCGACTACCTCAACGTCAACGCGCCGATGGCGGAACCGGCCGAGGGCGACGGGGGGAGCGAGGCGACCGCGGACGGGGGCACGGCGGCCGACGCCGCGGCCGACCCCGCGCCGATGCGCGTCACCGCGCCCTCGGAGTGGTACGGAATGGAGGCGACGTCGGACGGCAACGGCGGCGTCTCCATCTCCGACCCGATCTGGGGGCGGATGTCGCCCGCGGAGGTGCCGGACTCCGTCGGCACCGACCGCCGCGCGGTCGTCGACGGCGAGGTGTCGGTCTCGCCGCTGTCGGTGCCGCACGCCGCGGAGCCGGACGCGGGGCTCGACGAGCTCGCGTCGCGGTACGGGAGCGATACGACCGGGGAGTGACCCCGCAGACTACGACTCGTCGGCGCTGACGGTGACCTTCGCCTCGCTGACGACGCGGTCGCCCATCTCGTACCCGGGCTCGTACACCTCGTGGACGGTGCCCTCGGGCTGGTCGCTCTCGACGCGGAGCATCACCTGGTGGCGCCCGGGGTCGACCTCGTCGCCCGGCTCGGGGGCGATGGGCTCGACGCCCTCCTCGGCGAGCACCTCGTCGAACTTCTCCAGCGTCGACTCGACGCCGGGGCGGAGGTCGCTCCCCTCCTCCTGGTCGAGCGCTCGCAGGAGGTCGTTGCGGACCGGGGTGATGCGCTCGACGAGCTGCTCGGAGGCGCGCTCGCGGATCTCGTCCTGCTTGCGCTTGGCGCGCTGCTTGTAGTTGCTGAAGTCCGCCTTCACCCGGGCGAGCTTGCTCGTCAGCTCGTCGACCTCTTCCTCGGCCTCCAGCAGCTCCTCGCGCGTCTCGTCGAGCTCCGCTTCCAGCTCGGCCACCTCCCGCGCGAGCGCCGCGTCGTGCTCGGCGACGGCGGCGGCCAGCGCTTCCCCGCCGCGGGCGTTCGCATCGTCCTCGCCGGACTCCCCGCTCGCTTCCCCGGCGGTCGCCTCCGCCGTGCCGTTCGCGCTCGCCGCGTCGGCCGCGGCGTCGTCGGGGGACTCGACCTCGACGTCGACGGCGTCGTCGTCGCTCATACCCGATCGAAGTCGGTCGGCGTGCATAAGCGTTGCAGAACGCGGCCGCGGGCGGCGGCGCGGAGCGGGTCGCTCGCGCTCGCGGCGTCGGGCGTCTCGACCGGATTTATGAGGCCGGCCGCCGATCGGTCGGGTCGCATGCCACCCCGCCCCTCGACGTTCTCGATCGCCGCCCGCGACCCGGAGACCGACGCCGTCGGCGTCGCCGTCCAGTCGAAGTTCGTCGGCGTCGGCGCGGTCGTCCCGTTCGTCAGCGCTGACGCGGGCGCGATCGCGACGCAGAGCTTCGCGAACGTCGCCTACGGACCCGACGGGCTCGACCTCCTCCGCGAGGGGCGCGACGCCGCCGCGGTCGTCGACGAGCTCACGAGCGCCGACGACGAGGCGCCCTCCCGACAGGTCGGCGTCGTCGGTCTCGACGGCGAGCCGGCCGCGTTCACGGGCGAGGAGTGCCACGACTACGCCGGCGACCTGCAGGGCGAGCAGTACACCGTGCAGGGGAACATCCTGGAGAACGCCGAGACCCTCACGGCGATGGCGGAGGCGTTCGAGGAGACGACCGGCGGGCTCCCGGAGCGTCTCATCGCCGCGCTCCACGCCGGCAACGCGGCTGGCGGCGACAAGCGCGGCGAGCAGTCGGCGGCGCTGTACGTCGCCAAGCCGGAGGGCGGGTACGACGGCCGCAACGACCGGTGGATCGACGTGCGCGTCGACGACCACGAACGGCCGATCGACGAGCTGGAGCGCGTGTTCAAGCTGTACGACGTCACCCTGCTGGAGCGCGAGGCGCCCGACGAGACCCGCGAGCTGACCGGCGACGCGGCGACCGAGGTGGCGGCGATCCTCGCCGACCTCGGCTTCCTCGACGAGAGCGACGCGGCCGAGGGCGACGCGGCCGACGTCGACGCCTTCGGCGAGCCCCACCGGGAGGCGCTGGAGACGTTCCGCGGGATGAACAACTTCGAGAACCACCCGATCCCGGTGTTAGAGGACGCCATCGCCCGCGGCTGGGCCGACGCGGAGGGTGAGGGCGAGGACCGGCTCGTCGACGCGGTGTGGCACGGGCTCTCGCGGCTGGATAGAGTATAAAACGTCCCGCCCTCGAGACCGACCCGCGGGAGTATTTAAATATCGACCACCTAGCGGCGGTTAATGACCGCGCCGAACCGGAACGCGCTGTGGGCGAGGGCGCTCGTGGACGAGCTGGTCGCCGCCGGCGTCGACAGCGTCGTCGTCTCGCCGGGCAGCCGCTCGACGCCGCTGACCATGGCCGCCGCCCGCAGCGACGACCTCCGCGTCTTCTCGCAGTTGGACGAGCGCTCCGCCGCCTACTTCGCGCTGGGCCGCGCCCGGCGGACGGGGAGCGTCACGCCGCTGATCTGCACCTCCGGCACCGCCGCCGCCAACTACCACCCCGCCGTGATGGAGGCGAGCGAGGCCCGCGTCCCCCTGCTCGCGCTCACGGCCGACCGCCCGCCGGAGCTCCGCGACTCGGGGGCCAACCAGACCGCCGACCAGGAGAAGCTGTACGGCGACGCCGTCCGATTTTATAAGGACCTCCCCGAACCGGCGCCGAACGACCGCGCGCTCCGCTCGCTGCGGACCACCGTCTCGCGCGCCGTCGGGACCGCCGAGGGCGCCGACCCGGGCCCGGTGCATCTCAACGTTCCGTTTAAGAAGCCGCTGGAGCCGACGCGGGTGGCGGACGACGTGCCCGCCGACCTCGATCCGGTCGCCGCGACCGGCCGGGACGGCCCCTACGTCGACGTGACGCCGGGGTCGCCGGAGCCGGGAGACGAGGAGTTGCGCGCCCTCGCGAACGAGCTCGCGAGAACCGACCGCGGGCTGATCGTCGCCGGCCCCGCGGACCCGCCCGGACTCGACGCGGAGTCGGTGACGGCGCTGTCGCACGCGACCGGGTTCCCGGTCCTCGCCGACCCGCTCTCCGGCGTCCGGTACGGCGGCCACACTCGGGTCGCGCCAGTGATCGGCGCCTACGATGCCTACCTCTCGGCAGATGTCGCGGGGGAGGACGACGCCGGCGAAGACGGCGGGGCTCCGGACGCCGACGCCGCCGGCTGGACCGACCCCGAACTGGTCCTCCGGCTCGGCGCGTCGCCCACCTCGAAGCGCCTCCGCAAGTACCTCGCCGGCACCGGCGCCGACCAGTACCAGGTCGACCCCGCGGGGCGCTGGCGCGAGGCCGAGTTCGCCGCGACCGACCTCGTCGTCGCCGAGCCGAGCCGCCTCTGTGCCCGGCTCTCGCGGCTGGGAGGCGGGGGCGGCGGCGACCCGGACTGGCGCGCGCAGTGGGAGGCGGCCGACCGCGCCGCCCGGGCGATTCAGGAACGAGAGGCGGCGGACCGCCTCCCGGGAGACGACCCCGTCGGCTTCCACGAGGGCGACGCGCTCCGGGTCGTCGCCGACGCGCTCCCGGACCCGGCGACGCTGTTCGTCTCCAACTCCATGCCCATCCGCGACCTCGACCGGTTCGTCGGGCCGACGACGACGAGCGTCACCGCGCTCGGCAACCGCGGCGTGAGCGGGATCGACGGGATCGTCTCCAGCGCGCTCGGGGCCGGCTCAGCGACGACCGACGACCTCACCCTCGTCGTCGGCGACCTCGCGCTGTACCACGACGCGAACGGCCTGCTTGCGCTCGACCGGTGCGACGTCGACGCGACGGTCGTGCTGATCAACAACGACGGCGGGGGGATCTTCCACGCGCTCCCGATCGAGTCGTTCGAGCCGGAGTTCACGGAGTCGTTCAAGACGCCCCACGGCATCGAGTTCGAGCCGATGGCCGACCTCCACGGGCTCGAGTACGCGCGGGTCGACGCGCGGCCCGAAGCGGTCGGCGACGGGGCCGAAGGGGCGGACGGGGCCGCGGAGGAGGCCGCCGCCGCGCTCGGGGAAGCGTACGCCCGGGCCAAAGAGGCCGACGGCTCGCACCTGATCGAGGTCCGGACAGACGCCGAGTCGAGCCACCGGACGCGCGAGCGGCTCGCGTCCGCGGTCGAGGACGCGGTCCACGGCGACGGGGACTGAGGGGCGACCCGCGCGGCGTCACTCGACCGCGACTCGCGCGGTCGCCGCCGCATCGTGGTCCTCGGCGGTCAGCGACCCGACGACTCGGAACTCTCCCGCCGGCGGGTCCGGCCACGTCCCCTCGTAGGTCGCCGACTCGCCCGGCCCCAGCGTCTCGGTTCCGAGCGCCTGCGTGAACACCCGCCCCTCACCGTGTCGCCAGACGGGGTCGTCGTCTCCCGGCTCGGCGTCGCCCGGCTCGGCGTCGACTCCCTCGTACGCCGCGAAGTCGGCGCGCTGGCCGGTCCGGAACCGGAGCGTGACGGGGTCGTCGCCCTCGTTCGTCACGGTGAGCGCGAGGTCGACTCCCTCGTCGCCGTCGGCGGTCGCGAGCGCGGCGTCGAGCATGCGACCAGATCGCACGGGACGCGATTTAAAAACAGGGCTCGGGCGGGTCCGCCCCTCGGCGACGACGCGCATAAGTCGGGGCTCCCCCTACTGGCGAACGTGCAGGTCGTGGGCTACGAGTCGGGCGAGGGACTCTACGTCGCCAGCGGCGGCGCGGTCGAGTTCGTCGAGGCGGACGCCGGGACGGAGCTCGCGTACGGCCTCGGCGACCGCCGCTGCGCCGGGACCGTCCACGACGGCGAACACGTCGCCTGCGACGCCTCAGACGCCCCCTACTGCGACGCCCACGACAGCGTCTGGGTCTGCGCGCGGTGTACGGGGACGTGTTTAAAAGACGAGATGGACTGTCACGAGGAGCACGCGCTGTACCTCGCCGCGTTCGCGCCCGACGTGTTGAAGGTCGGCGTGACGCGGCTGTGGCGGCTGGAGACGCGGCTCCGCGAGCAGGGCGCGGACCGGGCCGCCCACGTCCGGACCTTCCCGGACGGCCGGGTCGCCCGGCAGGTGGAGGCCGAGCTGGCCGACGGCGACGACCTCGTCGACCGGGTCCGGGTGCCGACGAAGCTCGCCGGGTTCGGGCGCGCGGTCGACGAGTCGGCGTGGGAAGCGCTCCTCGACCGGTTCGACCCGATCGACCGCTTCGCGTTCGACTACGGGCTCGACCTCGCCGACCGCCCGGTCGCGGAGACGATGGCGGCCGGCACGGTGCGCGGCTGGAAGGGCCGGGTGCTGGTGCTCGACCGCGGCGGGTCGACGTACGGGGTCGACGCCCGGGAGCTGGTCGGGTACGAACTCACCGACGAGGTTCCGGGCCGCGAACTGCAGTCGAGCCTGGGGGCGTTCGGCGAGTGACGGAGGGACTCGTGGCGGTCCTGTTCGGTGACCCCTTCGCCGTCATGAACACGATCGGGCTGGTCGCGTTCGCGCTCGTGGGGTCGACGAAGGCGATCCGGGAGGAGTTCGACCTGTTCGGCGTCGCCGTCGTCGGGCTGGCGATGGCGTTCGCCGGCGGGGTGACCCGCGACCTCCTCGTGAACCGCGTCCCGCTCGCCCTCCAGTCGCCGGTCGAGATCGCGCTCGGACTCGTCGGCGTCGGGTTGGCCGTCGGCCTCAGCGTCGCCCTCCAATCGGCCGACACCCACCCGATAACGCTCGTCGCGGACGCGATCGGGCTCGCCGCGTTCGCGACGACCGGCGCGATCGTCGCCGCCGACGCGGGCGTCTCCGCGTTCGGCGTCGTCGCGGTCGCGACGATCAACGCGGTCGGCGGCGGCGCGTTCGCGGACATCCTGCTCGACCGCGCGCCGTTCATTTTGTTCGACGACTTCTACGCGAGCTGCGCGGTGCTGGGCGGGGCGACGTACTGGGCGCTCGGCGCGCTGGGCGGTCTCGGCGGAATCGCCGCCGCCGGCTGTGCGGCGGTGACCGTCGGGAGCCGGCTGGTCGCGGTCGCGTACGGCTGGAGCGTCCCCACCGCCGGGTGGGTCGAGCGGCTCGTCGAGCGCGTCAGCGGCAAGCGGTAGCTCGGACCGGCGAGCGGTGAGCCCTATTTAAAAAGGGCTCAGCTCTCGAACCCGTTCTCCGCGACGAGCGCCCTGACGCCGGCGTACGCGACCGCCGCGATACCGACGTAGGCGACGACGAGGGCGGTCGTCGTCGCGTCCGCGCTGTCGATCGCGAGCCGCGCGACCGCGTTCGCGGGCCCGCCGGCCATCGCCGTGGCGCCGCCGAACAGGACGAGGACCCCGACCGAGTAGAGGAACTGGGCAGCCCGGCGGTCGGGCGCGAGCGCGGAGATGGCGACCGCCAGCGCGACGACGAGCGTCGTCAGCGCGGTCATCAGCGCGAGGATCGACGGGACGTTGGCGACGGGCGTCCCGTTCGCGCGGAGCAGGAGCAGCCACAGCAGCGCCTGTCCGGGGGCGATCGCGACCGCGGCGAGCGCCTTGCCGTCGACGATCTCCCCCAGCGTGACCGGGGCGACGCGGAGCAGTTCGAGCGTCCCCTCGTCGATCTCCTCGGTGATCGAGTCGACCACGAGCGACCCGGAGATGAAGACGGGGAGGAAGACGAGAACCGGGATCAACACGGTGTAGGTGAACGTGAAGTACGGGCTGGAGCCGGTCCGCTCCGGGAGCGGAAGCGGCGACTCGCTGAGGGACGCGGCGCGGTCGGCGCGCTCGTTCAGCTCGTAGGTCCGCAGCAGCTCCCGGAGCTGGACGACGATCACGGTGGTCTCGACGGTCGCGTCCGGCGCCGTGACCGTGGCCGAGATCCGCCCCTCGTCGTGCCGGTTCACCACGACCACCGCGTCGGCGGCGTTGCGGTCGAAGGCGAGCCGCGCGGCGGCGGCGTCCTCGTACGGGGTGACCGAGGCCCCCTCGACCTCGCTCGCGGCGCGTTCGAGGTCGCTCACGGCGTCGCCCGCGCCGGCCACCTCCACCTCCGCGCCGCCGAGCGCGCCGGGGTCGTACATCGAGACGAGCCCGACCACGAGGAACGACGAGAACGCCGCGATGAACAGCTGGATCGCGACCGCGAGCAGGATCGTCTTCTCCGCGCGCAGGCCCGCCAGCTCGCGGCCGGCGATCGTCAGGCGGCTGCTCTTTCCGGCGGTCGTCGCCCCGCCTTCACCCTCACCCATGGATGCTCACCACCCCGAAGTTGTACGCGGCGTGGAGCAGCGTCGCCAGCGCCAGCGTCAGGACGTAGTACGTCCGGTTCCGGCTCGCGCCCACCGCGGCGACGGTCGTCGCGAACCCGTGGAGCAGGAGGGGCGCGAACAGCAGCGCCGCGACGGCGACCGGGGAGAGCCCCTCGACGCCGGCGACGCTCCCGAACGCGGCTCGGCCGACGTACAGGTCGGTGAGCCCGACCGCCTGCACGACCGCCGTGGCCTTCTCGGCGAGGAAGAAGCCGACCGCGGAGGCGAGCCCGACCGCGACGGCGACCCGGTCGGCCCGGGCGAAGACGCCGCGCTCGAACCCGGCGTAGAGGTGGACGCTTTTCGCGACCTCCTCGATGAAGGCGATGGTCACGAGCAGCACGGGGATCGACACCGTCACCGGCAGTGCGAACAGCGTCGCGACCGCCAGCAGCTCCGCGACGAACACGAAGGGGATCGTGAAGGCGGTGAGGAGCGCGACCGACCCGAGCGCGCGGATCCGCCGACGGTCGACGAGGTCGGCGAGGACGACGTCCTCTATCGCCGAGAGCCGCACCGCGAGCGCGTCGAGGAGCTTCCGCGCCACGGGCTTCTGGGTGAACATGTCTTCCTCGCGGTACACCCCGAGCCCGAGCCCGAACAGGAGGGCGGCGCCGAGCGCCATCGGCCCGGTCGAGAAGAGGGCCTCGCCGACCGAGACGGCCTCCCCTTGCAGGTCGAAGACGACGAGCGTCAGCGGCGACACCAGTGCGACGGGCGTTACGTTGGTGAAGATGGCCGGCACGAAGGCGTACGTCGTCAGGAGCACGCTGACGCCGACCGTGACGAAGGTGAGCTCCTTGAACGACCGCGCGAACATCGCGCCGACGAACGTGGCCGCGAGGAAGGTCAGCGCCACCGGAAGCACGGCGATCACCGAGAGGGGGCCGCCCCCCACGGCGGCCGCGATGAGCGTCGTGACGAGCAGCGCGGCCGCGACGTACGGCAGCGTCTTCCCGGCGACGATGTCGACCGGCGAGAGCGGCGTGACGAGCAGCGGCTCCCCCCGCCGGTTCGTGCGCTCGTCGAGAATCGAGGAGCCGTACGCCTGGATGAGGAAGTTCATCGGGACGAGGAAGACAAACGCGAGAAGCAGCGAGACGAACGGGAACGGCGGGGAGATCGACCCCGGCGACCCGACCGTGTCGGCGCCGAACGCCGCGCCGCCGACAGAGGGGACCGCGAGGCCGTCGCCGGCGGTGTCGTCGGCCGTCACCGGGTCTCCGCTACCGTCCGCGTCGCCGCCCTCCGAGTCGCCGTCGCTCCCGCCGCCGTCGGTGGAGCCGTCTCCGCCGCCGGATCCGTCCCCGCTTTCGCTGTCGCCCCCGCTACCGCCGTCGTCCTCGCCGAGCGTCGAGCCGTCGTCGAGCCCGCTCGTCCGACCGACGTACTGGAGGGTGACGGTGATCGGGAAGGCGGCGGTCGCGTTCTCCTCGGCGGCCATCAGCCGCTCGTTGTGCGCCTCGACGGCCTCGCGGAACTCGGCGGCCGCGGCCTCGCCCTTCCGCGTGTCGCTGGCCCGGACGGCGACGGTCTCGACCGCGCCGGTCCGGCTCCCGCCGCCGTCGAACACGACGAGGTCGGCCGTGTCGCCGAGTTCGGCCCCCTCGACGGGGACCGGCGTCAGCGCCGGCGCCTCCTCGACCGCGTCCGCGTACGGGGAGTCGCCGTCGACGGCGACCCGGTAGACGTCGCGGTCGACGTCGAGCCCGACCGCTCCGGCCGCGAGCCCCCCGCCGAGGACGCCGCCGGCGACGAGCAGGAGCGCGAGCGCCGCGAGCAGCGTGCGGCGGTCGACGCCGCCGCCGGCGCGGGCGACCTCCCAGCGGGCGACCCGGAGGACCCTCCGGAGCCGGTCGATCACTCGGCCCCCTCCGGCGGCCCCGCGGGGCGTTTCTCGTCGTCGCCTCCGGTATCGTCGTCCGTCTCATCGACCGGCCCGCCGCCGGCCGCGTACCGTCCGGGCATCGGTCGCCCGACGATGTCGAGGAACACGTCCTCCAAGCTGGGTTCGCGGGTGCGGATGTCGACGACCTCGCCGCCGGCGTCGGCGGCCGCCGCCCGGACCGCCTCGACCGCGTCCATGTCCGGTACGACGGTGCGGAACCGGTCGCCGACCTCCTCGGTCGCGGCGCCCGGGTCGTCGAGC is drawn from Halorubrum sp. CBA1229 and contains these coding sequences:
- a CDS encoding nucleotide exchange factor GrpE, which encodes MSDDDAVDVEVESPDDAAADAASANGTAEATAGEASGESGEDDANARGGEALAAAVAEHDAALAREVAELEAELDETREELLEAEEEVDELTSKLARVKADFSNYKQRAKRKQDEIRERASEQLVERITPVRNDLLRALDQEEGSDLRPGVESTLEKFDEVLAEEGVEPIAPEPGDEVDPGRHQVMLRVESDQPEGTVHEVYEPGYEMGDRVVSEAKVTVSADES
- the purD gene encoding phosphoribosylamine--glycine ligase → MTETVLLVGGGGREHAIARAVADDCALYACASNRNPGIRRLADGFETIDETDAAAVADYATDVGADLAVIGPESALAAGVADALDDAGVYAFGPRAEEARLETDKAYQREFMEEADVPGCPDYAVFDDIEAACDYIDAYDGDLAVKPAGLTGGKGVKVIGDQVTAEEAKAYLRDSDYDRVVLEERLVGEEFTIQAFVANTDVRTTPAVQDHKRAYEGDEGPNTGGMGSYSDTGLSLPFMTDGDYEAAVDVLEAVVEALPDYKGVLYGQFMLTDEGPKVVEFNARFGDPEAMNTLPVLDTPFIDVLTAARDGEALPELSFAGEATVCKYAVPDGYPVDPDAGAEIAVDEESVGDALLYYASVDERDDGLYTTTSRSFAVVGRGDSIAAAERQAEAGLSAAGDGLRIRHDVGKADLVERRIEHMNELRE
- a CDS encoding DUF5798 family protein → MGFGDTAKKIQTLADKAERTYQKINELRAEVEETQTTVLDTSERVQQLENEMAEQRAVLDAVAREVGVDLESVSTEAHITEAERAAAEDGVGNAGDDAAESADEDAAPAESDAGESTDDAA
- a CDS encoding thioredoxin domain-containing protein; the encoded protein is MTQPTERNRLDEEASPYLQQHADNPVNWQPWGDEAFERAREHDVPVFVSIGYSSCHWCHVMAEESFEDEGIAEVLNEEFVPVKVDREERPDVDSTFMTVSQLVTGGGGWPLSAWCTPEGKPFYVGTYFPPEPRRNQPGFRDLCERIADSWADPEQREEMERRAEQWATSARDELESVPEADPAGDASDAEPPGADLLDEAAAAAIRGYDDEYGGFGSGGAKFPMPGRIDLLMRAYARTGRDAALTAATGTLDGMARGGMYDQIGGGFHRYATDRRWTVPHFEKMLYDNAELPLVYLDGYRLTGDPAYARVASETLGFLDRELRHDEGGFFSTLDARSAPPESRRGDGSDDGGEPADVEGAFYVWTPAEVDAVLDDPAASLAKDRYGIESGGNFERGTTVPTIAASVEELADEHDLAVDEVRERLTEARTALFEARESRPRPARDEKVLASWNGRAISAFANAGDVLGESYAEIAREALEFCRDRLYDEASGELARRWLDGDVRGPGYLDDHAFLARGALDVYAATGDPEPLGFALELAETIVSDFYDADDGTIYFTREPGKSADEGDDALFARPQEFTDRSTPSSLGVAAETLALLDGFRTDREFAAVAEAVVTTHADRIRASPLEHVSLVRAAERVETGGIEATIAADAVPDAWRETLGERYLPGALVAPRPPTEGGLDAWLGRLDMDEAPPIWAGRDAVDGEPTAYVCEGRTCSPPETDLDAALAWLAERR
- a CDS encoding 5'/3'-nucleotidase SurE, translating into MSVERILLTNDDGIDAVGLRAVYDALAVDYDVVAVAPTGDRSSIGRAISADVDVAEHELGYAVDGTPVDCVVAGVDELVPDADLVIAGCNEGANLGAYTLGRSGTVSAVVEGAFFGVPGIAASMYVPGGDDWRQRELSPASFEHAVRATRFLVEEAAPAGIFERADYLNVNAPMAEPAEGDGGSEATADGGTAADAAADPAPMRVTAPSEWYGMEATSDGNGGVSISDPIWGRMSPAEVPDSVGTDRRAVVDGEVSVSPLSVPHAAEPDAGLDELASRYGSDTTGE
- a CDS encoding acyltransferase; the protein is MDRRPTPGARNSLWSWPDAKSPLAVVRNYVVIVLARICPSLRLKNWLLRRIGVTVGAGVSWGLESTPDVFWPERITVGDDAIVGYDATLLCHEFLQEEYRLGDVVVGESAMIGAGAVVLPGVTVGEGARVAANSLVAADVPPETTVAGVPAKVVSRSDGGDDPADGTADPDDPTESVE